In Thermococcus bergensis, one DNA window encodes the following:
- a CDS encoding DUF7411 family protein has protein sequence MEVYHFYSGGKDSSLAAYILRQLGYEVKLITINFGVLDSWKYAKETAEALGFPHEVIFLDREILEEAAEMCIRDSHPSNAIQFIHERALEEVAKLEHVERISDGTRRDDRVPFLDQRKTRSLEDRFNVQYIRPLLGLGYKTIRELTEKLFVVELKESEKLEKSDYEVELRHLLRERGIDPLTIFPKRHLQSRVLGWKKEKAHL, from the coding sequence ATGGAGGTTTATCATTTTTACAGCGGTGGAAAAGATTCTTCACTCGCGGCATACATCCTGAGACAGCTGGGATATGAGGTAAAGCTTATCACGATTAACTTTGGAGTCCTCGACAGCTGGAAATATGCAAAAGAGACTGCTGAAGCCCTTGGCTTTCCCCATGAGGTAATCTTCCTTGACAGGGAAATCCTTGAGGAAGCGGCTGAGATGTGCATAAGGGACTCCCATCCTAGCAATGCAATTCAGTTTATCCACGAAAGAGCGTTGGAGGAAGTTGCAAAGCTTGAGCATGTGGAAAGGATAAGCGATGGAACAAGAAGAGATGACAGAGTGCCCTTCCTTGATCAGAGAAAAACGAGAAGCCTTGAGGACAGGTTTAACGTTCAGTACATAAGGCCTCTTCTCGGTCTGGGCTATAAGACAATACGAGAGCTTACGGAGAAGCTTTTCGTGGTGGAGCTTAAAGAAAGTGAAAAGCTCGAAAAATCTGACTATGAGGTTGAGCTTAGACATCTTTTGCGGGAAAGAGGAATAGACCCTCTCACGATTTTTCCAAAAAGGCACCTGCAGTCAAGAGTATTGGGGTGGAAAAAAGAAAAGGCTCATTTGTGA